One genomic window of Eleginops maclovinus isolate JMC-PN-2008 ecotype Puerto Natales chromosome 12, JC_Emac_rtc_rv5, whole genome shotgun sequence includes the following:
- the myl7 gene encoding myosin regulatory light chain 2, atrial isoform, which translates to MASKKASNKRQRGAQKSCSNVFSMFEQSQIQEFKEAFGCIDQDRDGVIKKQDLKETYGQLGKLNVDDEELDAMLNEGKGPINFTVFLSLFGEKLNGTDPEDTILGAFKLFDPNGTGFVNKDEFKRLLMNQADKFTAEEVDQAFALAPIDPTGNIDYKSLCYIITHGDEKEES; encoded by the exons ATG GCAAGTAAGAAGGCCTCCAATAAGAGACAGAGGGGAGCACAGAAGTCATGCTCCAATGTCTTCTCCATGTTTGAGCAGTCCCAGATACAGGAGTTCAAAGAG GCTTTTGGGTGCATTGACCAAGACAGAGATGGTGTTATCAAAAAACAGGACCTAAAGGAGACCTATGGACAGCTGG GGAAGCTTAATGTCGATGATGAAGAGCTAGATGCAATGTTGAATGAGGGGAAGGGTCCCATCAACTTCACTGTGTTCTTGTCTCTTTTTGGAGAGAAACTCAATG GCACCGATCCTGAAGACACCATACTGGGTGCCTTCAAGCTTTTTGACCCGAATGGGACGGGGTTTGTTAATAAGGACGA gttTAAGCGATTACTGATGAACCAGGCTGATAAATTCACAGCAGAGgag GTTGATCAGGCCTTTGCTCTCGCTCCTATTGACCCAACTGGCAACATCGACTACAAGTCCCTCTGCTACATCATCACACACGGAGATGAGAAGGAAGAATCTTAA
- the adamts12 gene encoding A disintegrin and metalloproteinase with thrombospondin motifs 12 gives MRCLQECPVLFLLHFVFILAACHEELSDPGRLFSLFAEQGQLSQSDLSTVHPVKTTADGEFLSHSLAHHFRGGRVRRDLRPLGLEGQVYYKVNYKGRTLMFNLTANNHLVSSDYILERRNGSANRTEHRGSDRNSCHLLGTVEASDVWGTAAISTCKGLRGFFSLPEGHYFIEPVLKSAEDPAGTPEPHIVYPRVTTTESQRTKRSLESKETPSLCGVQDAPGDSVQVEREREEWEREQQGEEAQAQPRSQRSVSRERWVETMVVADAKLIEYHGSDNVESYIFTIMNMVAGIFHDASIGNAIHVILVRLILLQGEEKGLKIVHHADTTLASFCAWQKNLNPQSDTHPAHHDVAVLVTRKDICAGMNQPCETLGLSHLSGMCQPHRSCNINEDSGLPVAFTVAHEMGHSFGIHHDGQGNDCELEGRHPFIMSRQLMYDSSPLTWSSCSKDYITRFLDRGWGFCLDDRPSKRDLTTPLARLGVRYTTHHQCQLQYGPNATFCHEVDNICQILWCSVNGSCRSKLDSPIDGTRCGPEKWCISGECVIVGKLPETVNGGWGQWSKWSHCSRTCGTGVQSAERECNNPKPEFGGKYCTGERKRYRTCNTKPCQNNEPSFREMLCSEFDTVPYHNELYQWIPVANPLNPCELHCRPDVEYFTEKMLDAVTDGTPCFMNNKSRNICVNGVCKAVGCDYGIDSNAVEDRCGVCLGDGTSCETVYKLFDEEEGFGYVDVGVIPEGARDILVKEVEEAGNFLVLKTETSEDYFLNGNFIIQWNGEYQAGGTTFFYERSGNMENLTAPGPTTHPVMLQLLFQEKNPGLKYEYTIKKRKVTGNEVIEPIYRWRHGAWTDCSTTCGLGQQQQPVRCFEMDMGVVDESLCDPDSRPEDRYRKCKNMDCPARWWVGGWQQCTSTCGSDGVRKRTVLCVRTVSGEERVLHPLECKHLLKPKPMVPCNRDIPCGLDWVVGNWEECPVTCGGSVRSRTVVCAPKKTCDLSTKPRSRSLCALQSCPNSGLRRRPGPPKYRQMYPTKSSPSNHSTSTPSWAPPSTMATSAPTAASTVRKKTTTKETAFIPTTASPLTPQTTISEIIDTDDYELNAHMRKEEDKKGKVNSGEKDIKAKGIVNVKVQEEGEEGSTPNVGMYTPGNYYVVDDRTTEEEGIIDLDVSTSTSLRNPLKSTTPTLHILITPSLQTNPPTVHTTKAPTTYPAPHTSTESWAKTSQHYPFSNQHTTSRINPHSPWTRRVPLNTPRYHTVPSKSGFNTTQASSTTARKPFTTAATPQSTVKIIKVKKPAVTPRKNSSSTRAKNPSSSPKGSRTKNQNQRPENPRSSSISDKSNQMSREPVSMDIFWVIGNWSECSTTCGIGAIWRTVICSSQNDEDCASKKRPEPARTCHLQPCATWQSGSWSKCPENCALVGRRYREVQCVDSQSKRPLRPFHCQAVSSRPLSTLTCPHKPCMSWSTSPWGPCSGSCDIGVQERLVYCSKPHRCSTTLRPNSTQPCSLKPCTDWRAEEWEECSVSCGGGQQQREVNCLSEKEMAVMPNSLCEKISKPETLRKCNMQECKTNTGAVCRKNTMTSRFCDKLKLLGRCSLRSIQRQCCVTCRS, from the exons ATGCGATGTTTGCAAGAGTGCCCGGTTCTTTTTCTGCTacactttgttttcattctggCAGCCTGCCACGAAGAGCTCTCCGACCCTGGCCGACTCTTCTCCCTCTTTGCAGAACAAG GTCAGTTGTCACAGTCAGATCTGTCCACTGTCCACCCAGTGAAAACCACCGCTGATGGAGAGTTCCTCTCCCACTCTCTGGCTCACCACTTCAGAGGTGGGCGAGTCAGGCGTGACCTGCGACCCCTTGGTTTGGAGGGACAGGTTTACTACAAGGTCAACTACAAGGGTCgcactttaatgtttaatttgactGCAAACAATCACCTGGTTTCAAGTGATTACATCCTGGAGAGGAGGAACGGCAGTGCCAACAGGACTGAGCATCGTGGCTCTGACAGGAACTCTTGCCACCTCCTCGGCACAGTGGAAGCCTCTGATGTGTGGGGAACTGCTGCCATTAGCACCTGTAAAGGACTG agAGGCTTCTTCTCCCTGCCAGAGGGACACTACTTTATTGAACCAGTCCTGAAATCCGCTGAAGATCCTGCAGGGACTCCAGAGCCTCATATTGTCTATCCAAGAGTTACAACAACAGAAAGCCAGAGAACAAAACGCAGTCTTGAGTCCAAAGAGACACCCAGCCTCTGTGGAgttcaag ATGCTCCAGGTGACTCTGTCcaggtggagagggagagggaggagtgggagagggagcagcagggagaggaggCTCAGGCTCAGCCCCGCTCACAGCGCTCCGTCAGCAGAGAGCGGTGGGTGGAGACCATGGTGGTGGCTGACGCCAAGCTGATAGAATACCATGGCAGCGATAATGTGGAGTCCTACATCTTCACCATTATGAACATG GTGGCAGGGATCTTTCATGATGCCAGTATTGGGAACGCCATCCACGTCATCTTGGTTCGCCTCATTTTACTCCAGGGAGAAGAG AAAGGGTTGAAGATCGTTCACCATGCAGACACCACTTTGGCCAGTTTCTGTGCCTGGCAGAAAAACCTCAACCCCCAGAGTGACACACACCCTGCTCATCATGACGTGGCTGTATTGGTCACTAG gaAAGACATCTGTGCTGGAATGAACCAGCCCTGTGAAACGCTGGGTCTGTCTCATCTGTCCGGGATGTGTCAACCGCACCGCAGCTGCAACATCAATGAGGATTCAGGACTACCTGTCGCCTTCACCGTCGCTCATGAGATGGGCCACAG CTTTGGAATCCATCATGACGGTCAGGGGAACGACTGCGAGCTGGAGGGGAGGCACCCGTTCATCATGTCCAGACAGCTGATGTACGACAGCTCGCCTCTCACCTGGTCCTCCTGCTCCAAAGACTACATCACACGCTTCCTCGA TCGTGGCTGGGGTTTCTGTCTGGATGACCGTCCTTCTAAGAGGGACCTTACCACCCCGCTTGCTCGCCTCGGTGTCCGCTACACCACCCACCACCAGTGCCAGCTCCAGTACGGCCCGAACGCAACCTTCTGCCATGAGGTCGAC AACATTTGCCAGATTCTTTGGTGTTCAGTGAACGGATCCTGTCGCTCCAAACTGGACTCGCCTATAGATGGCACCCGCTGTGGACCGGAGAAG TGGTGTATCTCAGGAGAGTGTGTGATTGTGGGTAAACTCCCGGAGACGGTGAATGGAGGATGGGGACAGTGGAGTAAATGGTCTCACTGCTCCAGGACCTGTGGGACTGGAGTTCAGTCAGCAGAGAGGGAGTGTAACAACCCAAA ACCAGAGTTTGGTGGCAAGTACTGCACCGGGGAAAGGAAACGTTACCGGACCTGTAACACAAAACCTTGCCAGAACAATGAACCAAGCTTTCGGGAGATGCTGTGCAGCGAGTTTGACACTGTGCCTTACCACAATGAGCTCTACCAGTGGATCCCTGTGGCCAACCCAT TAAACCCCTGTGAGCTGCACTGTCGACCAGACGTTGAGTATTTTACAGAGAAGATGCTGGACGCCGTGACAGACGGGACTCCGTGCTTCATGAACAACAAGTCCAGAAACATCTGCGTCAACGGAGTGTGCAAG GCGGTAGGCTGTGACTATGGCATTGATTCAAACGCTGTGGAGGATCGTTGTGGGGTCTGTTTGGGTGACGGCACAAGCTGTGAGACGGTCTACAAGTTGTTTGATGAAGAAGAAGGCTTTG GGTACGTGGATGTGGGTGTGATACCTGAGGGGGCACGGGACATCCTGGTAAAGGAAGTGGAGGAAGCAGGTAACTTCCTGGTTCTGAAGACCGAGACGTCTGAGGATTATTTTCTCAATGGCAACTTTATCATCCAGTGGAACGGGGAGTACCAGGCCGGCGGGACAACGTTCTTCTATGAACGCAGCGGGAACATGGAGAACCTCACCGCGCCTGGACCCACCACACATCCCGTCATGCTGCAG TTGCTGTTCCAGGAGAAAAACCCTGGTTTAAAGTACGAATACACCATCAAGAAGAGAAAAGTGACAGGAAATGAGGTCATCGAACCCATCTACAGGTGGAGGCACGGGGCATGGACTGACTGCAGCACCACCTGTGGCTTAG GTCAACAGCAACAGCCTGTGCGATGCTTTGAGATGGACATGGGCGTAGTGGATGAGTCTCTGTGTGACCCGGACAGCCGTCCAGAAGACAGATACCGAAAATGCAAGAATATGGATTGTCCAGCAAG GTGGTGGGTGGGTGGCTGGCAGCAGTGCACATCCACCTGTGGATCTGATGGTGTACGTAAGCGAACGGTGCTCTGTGTTCGGACAGTCTCAGGGGAGGAAAGGGTGCTCCACCCTCTGGAGTGCAAGCACCTCCTTAAACCCAAACCTATGGTGCCGTGCAACAGAGATATACCCTGTGGTCTGGACTGGGTTGTCGGCAACTGGGAAGAG tgcCCAGTCACATGTGGAGGCAGTGTTCGATCACGTACAGTCGTATGTGCTCCAAAGAAGACCTGCGACCTCTCAACCAAACCTCGGTCCAGATCACTGTGCGCCCTACAGAGCTGCCCAAACTCAGGTCTTCGCAGGCGCCCGGGGCCTCCTAAATACCGCCAAATGTACCCTACTAAGAGCAGCCCAAGCAACCATTCCACTTCTACACCTAGCTGGGCTCCCCCGAGCACCATGGCCACATCTGCACCAACAGCTGCTTCCACTGTGAGAAAGAAAACGACCACCAAAGAAACAGCTTTCATCCCGACCACCGCTTCCCCTTTAACCCCTCAAACCACAATCTCTGAAATCATAGACACAGATGATTATGAGCTCAATGCTCACAtgagaaaagaagaagacaagaaAGGGAAAGTCAATTCTGGTGAAAAGGACATAAAAGCAAAAGgcattgtaaatgtaaaagttcaggaagagggagaggagggcaGTACACCAAATGTGGGGATGTATACTCCAGGAAATTATTATGTTGTTGATGATCGGACAACAGAGGAGGAGGGTATTATTGACCTGGACGTTTCCACATCTACATCCCTCAGAAATCCTCTTAAAtcaaccacaccaacactacaTATCCTTATTACACCCAGTTTACAAACAAATCCACCTACTGTGCACACAACCAAAGCACCCACCACCTACCCCGCCCCACACACCAGTACTGAATCATGGGCAAAGACCTCTCAACATTATCCCTTCTCAAACCAACACACAACCTCTCGTATTAACCCCCACAGCCCTTGGACACGCAGGGTTCCCCTGAACACTCCCAGGTACCACACAGTCCCATCAAAATCTGGCTTCAACACAACACAAGCATCTTCCACAACTGCAAGAAAACCTTTTACTACTGCAGCAACCCCTCAGTCTACAGTGAAGATCATAAAAGTAAAGAAGCCtgcagtgacaccaaggaaAAACAGTTCTTCCACTCGTGCCAAAAATCCTTCTTCCTCGCCCAAAGGAAGTCGCACTAAGAACCAAAACCAGCGACCAGAAAATCCCAGAAGCAGCTCCATCAGTGACAAAAGCAACCAGATGTCTAGAGAGCCAGTCAGCATGGATATATTCTGGGTTATAGGAAACTGGAGCGAG TGCTCAACAACATGTGGGATTGGAGCAATATGGCGGACAGTAATATGCAGCTCCCAGAATGATGAGGACTGTGCCAGCAAGAAGAGACCTGAGCCCGCACGCACGTGTCACCTGCAGCCCTGTGCCACCTGGCAAAGTGGCAGCTGGAGCAAG TGTCCTGAAAACTGTGCGTTGGTGGGAAGGAGGTACCGTGAAGTCCAGTGTGTTGATTCTCAGAGTAAACGTCCCCTCAGACCTTTCCACTGTCAAGCTGTGTCCAGCAGACCCCTTAGCACCCTGACTTGCCCCCACAAGCCCTGTATGAGCTGGAGCACATCACCCTGGGGACCG TGCTCTGGCAGCTGTGATATAGGTGTCCAGGAGCGGCTGGTGTACTGCTCCAAGCCTCATCGCTGCAGCACCACACTGAGGCCAAACAGCACACAGCCCTGCAGTCTAAAGCCCTGCACCGACTGGAGGGCCGAGGAATGGGAGGAG TGCTCTGTGAGCTGTGGTGGGGGTCAGCAGCAGCGTGAAGTCAACTGTCTGAGTGAAAAGGAGATGGCTGTAATGCCCAACAGCCTCTGTGAGAAGATTTCCAAACCAGAAACACTCAGGAAGTGTAATATGCAGGAATGCAAGACCAACACAG GTGCAGTTTGCAGGAAAAACACCATGACCTCTCGCTTCTGTGACAAGCTGAAGCTGCTGGGTCGCTGCTCTCTCAGGTCCATCCAAAGACAGTGTTGTGTCACCTGTCGGTCTTAG
- the agpat9l gene encoding glycerol-3-phosphate acyltransferase 3-like — protein MEDFWTFALWALKTWLYLVISLIMIPAMFGFSLGISEAYMNILVKTLEWATLNIQKVTVERTLKASASNGLIQRDDGSMEKEFEELRRSRPKPLVGGDFALSDCFYFTRKGIESIVEDEVTQRFTSEELVSWNLLTRTNNDFQYISPRVTLVYGIGIFVRYCILAPLRITLACIGLSWLVIGTSAVGLLPNWRLKFWLSEWVHVMCYRICARGLSATIRYHDSENKPQKGGICVANHTSPIDIVILCNDGCYAMVGQVHGGLMGVIQRAMVRSCPHVWFERAEMRDRHLVTKRLKDHVNDKEKLPILIFPEGTCVNNTSVMMFKKGSFEIGATIYPVAIKYDPNVGDAFWNSSKHSMVSYLLRMMTSWALVCNVWYLPAMHQQEGEDAVQFANRVKSAIARRGGLVDLQWDGGLKRSQPKVWFKEEQQKQYSSMVVGDDSSSHSD, from the exons ATGGAGGATTTCTGGACATTTGCCCTTTGGGCACTGAAGACTTGGCTGTACCTCGTAATCAGCCTCATCATGATCCCTGCCATGTTTGGCTTCTCACTGGGCATCTCTGAGGCCTACATGAACATCCTGGTGAAAACCTTAGAG TGGGCCACGCTGAACATACAGAAAGTCACAGTTGAAAGAACACTCAAAGCATCAGCATCTAATG gtctCATCCAGAGAGACGATGGCTCTATGGAGAAAGAGTTTGAGGAACTCAGACGCAGTCGCCCCAAACCACTGGTGGGCGGTGATTTTGCACTTAGTGACTGTTTCTATTTCACGCGAAAAGGAATCGAGAGCATTGTAGAGGATGAG GTGACACAGCGGTTCACTTCAGAGGAGCTGGTGTCGTGGAACTTACTGACTCGCACCAACAACGATTTCCAGTACATCAGTCCCAGGGTGACGCTGGTCTATGGCATCGGCATCTTTGTGAGATACTGCATCCTCGCCCCGCTTAG GATAACTCTGGCTTGCATTGGCCTGTCCTGGTTGGTCATAGGGACATCTGCAGTTGGATTACTTCCAAATTGGAG gtTGAAGTTCTGGCTCAGTGAATGGGTGCATGTGATGTGCTACAGGATCTGTGCTCGAGGACTTTCTGCCACCATCCGCTATCACGACAG CgaaaataaaccacaaaaaGGAGGAATCTGTGTGGCCAATCACACCTCTCCTATTGACATAGTGATTCTCTGCAACGATGGGTGTTATGCTATG GTGGGTCAGGTACATGGAGGTTTGATGGGAGTCATCCAGAGAGCCATGGTGAGGTCTTGTCCTCATGTCTGGTTTGAGAGAGCTGAGATGAGAGATCGCCACCTAGTGACCAAAAG GTTGAAAGATCATGTGAATGACAAGGAAAAGCTCCCCATATTGATATTTCCAGAGG GAACCTGTGTCAACAACACATCTGTCATGATGTTTAAGAAGGGAAGTTTTGAAATTGGAGCAACTATATATCCAGTGGCTATTAAG TATGATCCAAATGTTGGAGATGCTTTCTGGAACAGTTCCAAACACAGCATGGTCAGTTACCTGCTGAGGATGATGACCAGCTGGGCCCTCGTCTGTAATGTCTGGTATCTGCCTGCCATGCACCAACAG GAGGGGGAAGATGCTGTTCAGTTTGCCAACAGAGTCAAGTCAGCCATTGCTCGACGGGGAGGGCTGGTAGATCTACAGTG GGATGGAGGTCTGAAGAGGTCGCAGCCGAAGGTGTGGTtcaaagaggagcagcagaagcagtACAGTAGCATGGTGGTGGGTGACGACAGCAGCAGCCACAGTGACTGA